Below is a window of Mycobacterium sp. 050128 DNA.
GCTGTCCGATCGCCAGGTCGGTGGTGACCCCCGTGATCGGCAACGCGGCGGCGATGGCCGGGCTCTGCGGGACATTGTCGCCGTCGAGCACGATCAGGCCGATGTCGTGCTGCTCGTCGTGGACGCCCTCGTTGACGGTCTGGACGAACGTGCCCAGCTTCGCGTACGGCAGGATCCCGGCGAGGTTCATCATCACCTTGCTCGGTTGCCGGGATCGATTGCAGTGACCCGCGGTGAGAACCGCGGCCTTGCCGCCGCTGGTGCGCACCAAAAACCCAGCCGTGCAACCCATTCCACCGGAACCGTCGGTGTATTCGACATAGATGCCCGCGCCCGGTCCCGCGGCAGCGGACGCGGGCAAGGCGATGGGCGTCAGGTCGGGCTGCGCCGGTTCTTGGGCGTATTGGACATTCTTGGGCGCCAGCCAGATGGCCGTGATACACCCGACGGCGGCGATCGCCGCGCCGATCGTCAGCCACGAGGCATGCGCCCGATCTCGTGGTACCGGCGGGTAACGGATCGCCGGTGAGGCGAGGACGCCGCCGGCCGGCACGCGATACAGCTTGATCCGGTCGAACAGGAAGGACAACACCGCGACGGCCACCGACGCCAGTGCACCGAGCAAGAGCACGAGGAGGCCGGCCCGCGACGGCTGCAAGCCGAAACTTGCCAGCTGCTGCGCGTAGACCCGCTCCATTGAATAGATCTTTCAGGCAAGCGGCGGCCCGCTCAAGAAAACGGCGCAGTTAGCTGAAATTGACCGGTTCGGCGGCGGGTTCGTCGGGACGCGGCGCGCGGTGGTGCCGGCGGTAGTGACGTATTTCGAGGAGCAGCCCGGTGAGCCCCAGCGCACCGGTGACCAACGACACTCCGAACAACAGCGGACTGGGGTGACCGGCCAGCGCGTCGCCGAGAAACACGACCGCGGCGGTTCCGGGCAGCAGGCCGGCCAATGTGGCCAGCGTGTACGGCAGGATGCCGACGGCAGACGCGGCGGCCGCATAGTTGACCACGGAAAACGGCAGCACCGGAATCAACCGCAGCGACACGACCGATACCCAGCCCCGCTCGCGCAGGCGCTCGTCGGCCCGGTGGATCGCCCGGTAGCGAACCAGCCGGGACAGCCGCCATCCCGCGGCGCGCACCAACACCAGCGCCAGTACCGCGCTCGCCGTGCTGGCGACCACGGCGATCACCACGCCCAGGGCCGGCCCGAACAGCAGACCCGCGGCGAGGGTGAACGCCGTGCGGGGCACCGGCACCACCGTGACGACGATGTGCGCCACCAGAAATGCCAGCGGGAACCACGGACCCAGCGATTGGGCCCAATCGCGCAGCTGCACCGCGCCGGGCAGCGGAACCCATAGCGCCACGGCCACCAAGACT
It encodes the following:
- a CDS encoding TVP38/TMEM64 family protein: MTGPATAKTTSTLRSFWRALAMSARGLSRPRAIAAVVGITVLVAVALWVPLPGAVQLRDWAQSLGPWFPLAFLVAHIVVTVVPVPRTAFTLAAGLLFGPALGVVIAVVASTASAVLALVLVRAAGWRLSRLVRYRAIHRADERLRERGWVSVVSLRLIPVLPFSVVNYAAAASAVGILPYTLATLAGLLPGTAAVVFLGDALAGHPSPLLFGVSLVTGALGLTGLLLEIRHYRRHHRAPRPDEPAAEPVNFS
- a CDS encoding S1 family peptidase, which encodes MERVYAQQLASFGLQPSRAGLLVLLLGALASVAVAVLSFLFDRIKLYRVPAGGVLASPAIRYPPVPRDRAHASWLTIGAAIAAVGCITAIWLAPKNVQYAQEPAQPDLTPIALPASAAAGPGAGIYVEYTDGSGGMGCTAGFLVRTSGGKAAVLTAGHCNRSRQPSKVMMNLAGILPYAKLGTFVQTVNEGVHDEQHDIGLIVLDGDNVPQSPAIAAALPITGVTTDLAIGQQLCKYGMSSGEAECGAILDVTESKVSFAAGGQCGDSGGPVYLIRNDGTATAVGIDIRGSNPADPAAGCLAPAKFSVAELVQPWLDQWQLTAMTAPSSGPR